A stretch of Pseudomonas sp. CCC3.1 DNA encodes these proteins:
- the thiM gene encoding hydroxyethylthiazole kinase, which translates to MTYIAHAPHAPTLASVIATHAALRASKPLVQCLTNVVSANFMANVLLSAGAAPAMVDNPEEAADFARIAGAVLINLGTPTSAQVEGMRLAVAAAHEAGKPWVLDPIGAGGLAWRGAVAAQLLAFKPAVIRGNASEIIGLAGLGSDALGFDTSNDPAEAVPAAVQLLAHSAAVSASGVIDHVVGWVAEGATPPRPWLIKIAGGSAWLPRVTASGCSLGALVAAYTAVASDYLTALTTAHVHFALAAELAEATAKGPGSFAAAFLDGLDAVDADLIAAKARFEAEPI; encoded by the coding sequence ATGACGTACATCGCCCATGCCCCCCACGCCCCGACCCTGGCGTCTGTGATCGCCACCCACGCTGCGCTGCGGGCCAGCAAGCCGCTGGTGCAATGTTTGACGAATGTGGTCTCGGCCAACTTTATGGCTAACGTGTTGCTGAGCGCCGGCGCAGCCCCTGCGATGGTCGATAACCCGGAAGAAGCCGCCGACTTTGCGCGCATTGCCGGGGCCGTGCTGATTAATCTGGGCACGCCGACTTCCGCACAGGTTGAAGGCATGCGCCTGGCCGTCGCGGCCGCCCATGAAGCCGGCAAGCCTTGGGTGCTTGACCCGATTGGCGCTGGCGGTCTGGCGTGGCGCGGCGCAGTGGCTGCGCAATTGCTGGCATTCAAACCGGCGGTGATTCGTGGCAATGCGTCCGAAATCATTGGCCTGGCCGGGTTGGGCAGCGATGCACTGGGTTTCGATACGTCCAACGATCCGGCTGAGGCGGTTCCGGCGGCCGTGCAGTTATTGGCGCACAGCGCTGCGGTCTCTGCCTCCGGGGTCATTGATCACGTGGTGGGTTGGGTGGCCGAGGGGGCAACGCCTCCTCGCCCGTGGCTGATCAAAATCGCTGGCGGCAGTGCCTGGCTGCCGAGGGTGACAGCGTCGGGTTGCTCGCTGGGCGCACTGGTCGCGGCTTACACGGCCGTGGCCAGCGATTATCTGACCGCGTTGACCACCGCCCATGTGCATTTTGCACTGGCCGCCGAGTTGGCCGAAGCCACGGCTAAAGGCCCGGGGTCGTTTGCCGCTGCGTTTTTAGACGGGCTGGATGCCGTTGATGCGGATTTGATTGCGGCCAAGGCTCGGTTTGAGGCCGAGCCGATTTAA
- a CDS encoding LLM class flavin-dependent oxidoreductase has translation MPLKVLWYLSFADGAYPWCPGGLYPIDFDRYRTLAQTIERGGFYGAHVATWPNDPFISASFAASYTQHLKFLISFYSRMVPAKLLAQQALTFDQLTQGRLLLNLVNGRDNIMQGYGITTSHADRYTLGIDYWRKFAFSYAQGSKTYFPNTPLDIQPQQKNGVELWGTGDSSAGVAHAGELVNVYLTMLREVDVVAEKFKKAQHAAHTAKRDLSGLGTLASIVIRPTEADALAHFYSIFETTGVEVLREKINESIVRRSGAKFDFLNFVAPDAKRNTWLARLRQRQLPTLEELRLEGNVYAGITAWSTLDVFGTGSSSAYIVGAPDSIVSTLNTYQQKAGLSVLSLSGWPLQEEAEHVAELLLPRLA, from the coding sequence GTGCCATTGAAAGTTTTATGGTATTTGAGCTTTGCCGACGGCGCTTATCCGTGGTGCCCAGGCGGGTTGTACCCGATTGATTTTGATCGCTATCGCACGTTGGCTCAAACCATTGAACGCGGCGGGTTTTATGGTGCGCACGTGGCAACGTGGCCCAATGACCCTTTTATATCGGCGTCGTTTGCGGCCAGTTATACCCAGCATCTAAAGTTTCTTATTTCTTTTTATTCGCGCATGGTCCCGGCCAAGTTACTGGCACAGCAAGCGCTCACATTCGATCAACTGACCCAGGGCCGTTTATTGTTAAACCTGGTCAATGGTCGCGACAACATCATGCAGGGTTATGGCATTACCACATCGCATGCAGACCGCTACACACTGGGCATTGATTACTGGCGCAAGTTCGCTTTTTCATATGCGCAGGGCAGCAAAACCTATTTTCCGAACACTCCGCTCGACATTCAGCCGCAACAAAAAAACGGTGTGGAACTGTGGGGCACCGGGGATTCAAGCGCTGGAGTGGCTCATGCAGGTGAGTTGGTCAACGTGTATTTGACCATGCTCAGAGAAGTTGACGTGGTGGCCGAAAAGTTTAAAAAAGCCCAGCATGCAGCGCACACAGCGAAGCGGGACTTAAGTGGCTTGGGAACATTGGCCAGTATCGTCATCAGGCCGACTGAAGCCGATGCGCTGGCGCATTTTTATTCAATATTCGAAACCACTGGCGTTGAAGTTCTGAGGGAAAAAATAAATGAATCGATCGTTCGACGCAGTGGCGCAAAGTTTGATTTCTTGAACTTCGTGGCGCCGGACGCCAAGCGTAATACCTGGCTGGCGCGATTGCGTCAGCGACAGTTGCCGACACTCGAAGAGTTGCGTCTGGAGGGCAATGTGTATGCCGGTATCACTGCGTGGTCGACCCTGGATGTATTTGGTACAGGCTCTTCGTCTGCGTATATCGTCGGAGCGCCTGACAGCATCGTGAGCACCTTGAACACCTACCAGCAAAAAGCTGGGCTCAGCGTGTTGAGCCTTTCCGGGTGGCCCTTGCAAGAAGAGGCCGAACACGTGGCTGAGTTGCTGCTGCCTCGGCTCGCTTAA
- a CDS encoding sulfurtransferase: protein MTSPLLSIDSLLAHLEHWTVLEACANGLREPFDAGHLPGAQFADLVSALSDPLAPFPYTRPDALAFSTAMRRLGVFNQRPVVIYDRENGIWAARVWWLLKSFGHTQALVLEGGLCAWLSRDLPLHTAPAPARYGDFTAVSASGYFVDRAYVQQVLAGQHNAQLVNVLRRPVFRGEESKYARPGHIPNSINLPFVELIDPHTHAFISGPALHTFLQPLTARPDVEWVLYCGSGITAAGFALALAVAGIHRVSVYDGSLCEWSADPALPMNLAATPAISNT, encoded by the coding sequence ATGACCAGCCCTTTACTCAGTATTGATTCGCTGTTGGCCCACCTCGAACACTGGACGGTGCTTGAAGCCTGTGCCAATGGGCTGCGCGAGCCGTTTGATGCAGGCCATCTGCCGGGGGCGCAGTTTGCCGATCTGGTGAGTGCGCTGTCTGACCCGTTGGCGCCTTTTCCTTATACAAGGCCCGACGCACTGGCCTTCAGCACGGCAATGCGCAGGTTAGGCGTGTTTAACCAACGCCCGGTTGTCATTTATGACCGCGAAAACGGGATCTGGGCGGCACGGGTCTGGTGGTTGCTGAAAAGCTTCGGCCACACCCAGGCGCTTGTGCTGGAGGGCGGGTTGTGCGCATGGCTCAGCCGCGATTTGCCGCTGCACACGGCGCCAGCACCCGCTCGCTACGGCGACTTTACGGCGGTCTCTGCTTCAGGTTATTTCGTTGATCGTGCTTACGTTCAGCAGGTGCTGGCCGGGCAGCACAACGCGCAGTTGGTCAACGTGTTGCGCCGCCCGGTGTTTCGTGGCGAAGAGAGCAAGTACGCACGCCCCGGCCACATCCCGAACAGCATCAACCTGCCCTTCGTCGAGCTGATTGACCCGCACACCCACGCGTTTATCAGCGGCCCTGCCCTGCACACTTTTTTGCAGCCCCTCACCGCCAGGCCCGACGTTGAATGGGTGCTGTACTGCGGCAGCGGCATCACGGCCGCGGGCTTTGCCCTGGCGTTGGCTGTTGCGGGCATTCATCGCGTCAGCGTCTACGACGGCTCGCTGTGCGAATGGTCTGCTGACCCGGCACTGCCGATGAACCTCGCTGCCACACCAGCGATTTCGAACACTTGA